The following are from one region of the Mesorhizobium sp. B2-8-5 genome:
- a CDS encoding ABC transporter permease, translating into MKAARPNREGKWAWRLTGFVTLCVYIFMFAPIVATVILSFNASMFGGFPMTGFSLQWYAKLMGNEAVLTAFRTSLWIALVTAVATTAIGVVTAFALVRFEFPGKQALSTLVILPALVPETILGVGLLVLIKAIDQPRTMLLLVLGHILLAVPYVVLIAQARMVGIRRVYEEAALSLGASRFSSFREITLPLLIPAVVGGVLLAFTISFDNTSASLFWRPAGVETMPTQILSMLKISISPEINALGTVMILVTVGIPLIGGLILQSLTKLKRRGEPKEEVR; encoded by the coding sequence ATGAAGGCTGCGCGACCGAACAGGGAAGGCAAATGGGCCTGGCGGCTGACCGGCTTCGTCACGCTCTGCGTCTACATCTTCATGTTCGCGCCGATCGTGGCGACCGTCATCCTGTCGTTCAACGCCTCGATGTTCGGCGGCTTCCCGATGACCGGCTTTTCCTTGCAATGGTACGCCAAGCTGATGGGCAATGAAGCGGTGCTGACGGCCTTCCGCACCTCGCTGTGGATCGCGCTGGTCACCGCTGTCGCCACCACCGCCATCGGCGTCGTCACGGCCTTCGCGCTGGTGCGTTTCGAGTTCCCAGGTAAGCAGGCGCTGAGCACGCTGGTGATCCTGCCGGCGCTGGTGCCGGAAACCATTCTCGGCGTCGGCCTTCTGGTGCTGATCAAGGCGATCGACCAGCCGCGCACGATGCTGCTTCTGGTGCTCGGCCATATCCTGCTTGCCGTGCCCTATGTGGTGCTGATCGCGCAGGCGCGCATGGTGGGCATAAGGCGGGTCTATGAGGAGGCGGCGCTGTCGCTCGGCGCCTCGCGCTTCTCGTCCTTTCGCGAGATCACGCTGCCGCTGCTGATCCCGGCGGTCGTCGGCGGCGTCCTGCTCGCCTTCACCATCTCGTTCGACAACACCTCGGCCAGCCTGTTCTGGCGGCCGGCAGGCGTCGAGACCATGCCCACCCAGATCCTTTCCATGCTGAAAATCTCGATCAGCCCCGAGATCAACGCGCTCGGCACCGTGATGATCCTGGTGACCGTCGGCATCCCGTTGATCGGCGGCCTGATCCTGCAGAGCCTGACGAAGTTGAAGAGACGCGGCGAACCAAAGGAGGAAGTACGATGA
- a CDS encoding transporter substrate-binding domain-containing protein: MKKLAVIASLIAAALGAASAPSAADDVIRFGVAAEPYAPFSVKDASGKWQGWEIDLMNAVCTQMKAKCEIVDIAWDGIIPALLAKKFDVIWSSMSITDKRKEVIDFTDKYYYSPNVLVGAKADTRQFDVAKPDTFKGVAVAAQSASLQATYMQDKLNGIGDVKIYPTLDDEIADMTAGRVDLMAAAGIQIQDFLKKPEGQAYEIKVTLPHEKMFGYGDGGGVRKEDTALRDRLNAALKAVKASGEYDTITKRYFDFDIYGD; this comes from the coding sequence ATGAAAAAGCTTGCAGTCATCGCATCGCTGATAGCGGCGGCCCTCGGCGCCGCCAGCGCTCCCTCGGCAGCCGACGACGTCATCCGTTTCGGCGTCGCCGCCGAGCCATACGCGCCTTTCTCGGTCAAGGACGCCAGCGGCAAATGGCAAGGCTGGGAAATCGACCTGATGAATGCCGTCTGCACGCAAATGAAGGCGAAATGCGAGATCGTCGATATCGCCTGGGACGGCATCATTCCCGCGCTGTTGGCCAAGAAATTCGACGTGATCTGGAGCTCCATGTCGATCACCGACAAGCGCAAGGAGGTTATCGACTTCACCGACAAGTACTACTATTCGCCCAACGTGCTTGTCGGCGCAAAGGCCGACACCCGACAATTCGACGTAGCAAAGCCGGACACTTTCAAGGGCGTTGCCGTGGCGGCGCAGAGTGCGAGCCTGCAGGCGACTTACATGCAGGACAAGTTGAACGGCATTGGCGACGTGAAGATCTATCCAACACTCGACGATGAAATCGCCGACATGACAGCCGGTCGCGTGGACCTGATGGCGGCGGCGGGAATCCAGATCCAGGACTTCCTGAAAAAGCCGGAAGGCCAGGCCTATGAAATCAAGGTCACCCTGCCGCATGAGAAGATGTTCGGCTACGGAGACGGCGGCGGCGTGCGCAAGGAAGACACAGCCCTCAGGGACCGCCTCAATGCGGCGCTCAAGGCGGTGAAGGCCAGCGGCGAATACGACACGATAACCAAGCGCTATTTCGACTTCGACATCTACGGCGATTGA
- a CDS encoding ABC transporter ATP-binding protein: MPDGKDTTLNPRPTSAGAERASAAAAANSPAVEFRNIDIAYGKFVAVRDFSLSIRKGSFVTLLGPSGCGKTTILRSIAGLVDISAGQIMIGGRRVDDVPIYKRNIGLVFQSYALFPHKTVFDNVAFGLKYRNVAKPEIRRKVGQALDMVRLPGSEKKLPSQLSGGQQQRIALARAIVFEPQVLLLDEPLSALDANMREEMRVEIKKIQKETGITAIFVTHDQEEALSMSDRIVVMNAGSAEQIGTPEEVYERPATAFVADFLGKANMLSGTVSRSDGPTIVKLASGQTVNVLSPKALPQGSAVTVVVRPQKLAVGAKADANRLPGRVVSASYLGGSAIYEVDIGRKTNIRANAPIDGRVLREGEAIELSFGADDCVLLDEAGRRIS; the protein is encoded by the coding sequence GTGCCTGACGGCAAGGATACGACACTCAATCCCCGGCCGACCTCGGCCGGGGCGGAACGCGCGAGCGCGGCCGCCGCGGCGAACAGCCCGGCGGTCGAGTTCCGCAACATCGACATCGCTTACGGCAAGTTCGTCGCGGTGCGCGATTTCTCTTTGTCGATCCGCAAGGGCAGCTTCGTCACGCTGCTCGGGCCGTCTGGCTGCGGCAAGACGACGATCCTGCGCTCCATCGCCGGGCTGGTCGACATTTCGGCCGGCCAGATCATGATCGGCGGCCGGCGCGTCGACGACGTGCCGATCTACAAGCGCAATATCGGGCTGGTGTTCCAGAGTTACGCGCTGTTCCCGCACAAAACCGTGTTCGACAATGTCGCCTTCGGCCTGAAATACCGCAACGTCGCCAAGCCTGAGATCAGGCGCAAGGTCGGCCAGGCGCTCGATATGGTGCGGCTGCCGGGCAGCGAAAAGAAACTGCCCTCGCAGCTGTCGGGCGGCCAGCAGCAGCGCATCGCGCTGGCGCGCGCCATCGTCTTCGAGCCGCAGGTGCTTCTGCTCGACGAGCCGCTCTCGGCGCTCGACGCCAACATGCGCGAGGAGATGCGCGTCGAGATCAAGAAGATCCAGAAGGAAACCGGCATCACCGCCATCTTCGTCACGCACGACCAGGAAGAAGCGCTGTCGATGTCGGACCGTATCGTGGTGATGAATGCCGGCTCGGCCGAGCAGATCGGCACGCCGGAAGAGGTCTATGAGCGGCCGGCCACCGCCTTCGTCGCCGACTTCCTCGGCAAGGCCAACATGCTTTCGGGCACGGTGAGCAGATCGGACGGGCCGACGATAGTCAAGCTGGCCAGCGGCCAGACGGTCAATGTGCTTTCACCCAAGGCGCTGCCGCAGGGCAGCGCCGTAACCGTCGTGGTGCGGCCGCAGAAACTCGCGGTGGGTGCCAAGGCGGACGCCAACCGGTTGCCTGGCCGGGTCGTGTCGGCCTCCTATCTCGGCGGCAGCGCCATCTACGAGGTCGACATAGGCCGCAAGACGAACATCCGCGCCAACGCCCCGATCGATGGCCGCGTTCTGCGCGAAGGCGAAGCGATCGAACTCAGCTTCGGCGCGGACGATTGCGTCTTGCTAGACGAGGCCGGGCGGCGGATTTCCTGA
- a CDS encoding amidase, translating to MKSDACGSIEELGERIASGLSPVKVVEGCLERIHDLNGQIRAMIFVSETEALDAALQAEREIRSGRRRGPLHGVPIAIKDVVDVKHWLTTGGSRLFGNRVAQDTAACVANLQAAGAIVIGKTNLHELCAGGHDNPWFGKVVNPLDRSRGTGGTSSGSAAAVAAGFCAAAIGTDTGGSNRSPAAATGLFGYKPSNGLIDTNGVMGIAPSLDCVGVLARSARDVRLMTEALAGTRLSVQDGKQSASRTGMTIGICPDLTGAPVDSTVETALAALFDRSNVRTVEIAFDGREEFVAAGLTILQYEFAQIYREPIERNPDLVGEAVRAFLQDGIGIGADVYDRAVEVREEARRRVMARMAGLDALAVPTAPGSAPRLSDELTQVNGELVSWGMAGGRFRRWANMLAMPALAVPLDVPGGLPVSVQLAALPGRDAALLDLVEALTGS from the coding sequence ATGAAAAGCGATGCTTGCGGGTCCATCGAGGAGCTGGGCGAGAGGATCGCTTCCGGCCTCTCGCCGGTGAAGGTCGTGGAAGGTTGCCTGGAAAGGATCCACGATCTGAATGGGCAGATCAGGGCGATGATCTTCGTGAGCGAAACCGAAGCCCTCGATGCCGCGCTTCAGGCAGAGCGCGAAATCCGATCAGGCCGCCGGCGCGGTCCGCTGCACGGCGTGCCCATCGCGATCAAGGACGTTGTCGATGTGAAGCACTGGCTGACCACCGGGGGTTCCCGATTGTTCGGCAACCGGGTCGCCCAAGACACCGCGGCCTGCGTCGCCAACCTTCAGGCGGCGGGCGCGATCGTCATCGGCAAGACCAACCTTCACGAACTCTGCGCCGGCGGTCACGACAATCCGTGGTTCGGCAAGGTCGTCAATCCGCTCGACAGAAGCCGTGGCACGGGCGGCACCAGCAGCGGATCGGCCGCCGCGGTCGCCGCGGGCTTCTGCGCGGCGGCGATCGGCACCGATACCGGCGGGTCGAACCGGTCGCCGGCCGCCGCAACGGGACTATTTGGTTACAAGCCGAGCAACGGCTTGATCGATACGAACGGCGTGATGGGCATCGCGCCTTCGCTGGACTGCGTCGGCGTGCTGGCGCGCTCGGCGAGGGATGTTCGCCTGATGACCGAGGCGCTGGCGGGAACGCGGCTCAGCGTTCAGGATGGGAAGCAAAGCGCGTCGAGGACCGGAATGACGATCGGCATCTGCCCCGATCTGACCGGCGCTCCCGTCGACAGCACTGTCGAGACCGCATTGGCCGCGCTGTTTGATCGTTCAAACGTTCGCACGGTGGAAATCGCCTTCGACGGCAGGGAGGAATTCGTCGCCGCGGGCCTGACGATCCTGCAATACGAATTTGCGCAGATCTACCGGGAGCCGATCGAGCGGAATCCTGATCTGGTTGGCGAGGCGGTTCGCGCTTTCCTGCAGGATGGCATCGGCATCGGCGCGGACGTCTACGACAGAGCCGTAGAGGTTCGCGAGGAAGCGCGCAGGCGGGTCATGGCAAGGATGGCGGGCCTGGATGCGCTGGCCGTCCCGACGGCGCCCGGATCGGCGCCGCGACTGTCGGACGAGCTCACGCAGGTGAATGGGGAATTGGTGTCGTGGGGCATGGCCGGCGGCCGGTTCCGCCGCTGGGCGAACATGCTCGCCATGCCGGCTTTGGCTGTGCCCCTGGATGTGCCGGGCGGCCTCCCGGTATCGGTACAGCTTGCCGCTCTTCCCGGCCGGGATGCAGCCTTGCTCGATCTGGTCGAGGCGTTGACCGGAAGCTGA
- a CDS encoding OsmC family protein, which translates to MQPNTKPARLPLNGVDTPNLLATINFVAGQPELAKFQFRAHNEWIEGTHSKTVMNGFFGAGQEQKHEKPHYADADHPAILCGADNAPTPVEWLLHGLAGCLMAGVANIAAARGIKLTKVKCSVDGDIDLRGILGISDEVRNGFQNIQVSFEIEGDAPAEKLQQLVEQSRARSAVFDVLTKGVPVTVGIKTIQ; encoded by the coding sequence ATGCAACCCAACACCAAACCTGCACGGCTTCCGCTCAATGGCGTCGACACGCCGAACCTTCTGGCGACGATCAATTTCGTCGCCGGGCAGCCGGAGCTGGCAAAATTCCAGTTCCGCGCCCACAACGAGTGGATCGAGGGCACGCACAGCAAGACCGTCATGAATGGCTTCTTCGGCGCTGGCCAAGAGCAGAAGCACGAGAAGCCGCATTATGCCGACGCCGACCATCCGGCGATCCTGTGCGGCGCCGACAATGCGCCGACCCCGGTCGAATGGCTGCTGCACGGGCTGGCGGGCTGCCTGATGGCTGGCGTCGCCAACATTGCCGCCGCGCGCGGGATCAAGCTCACCAAGGTGAAGTGCTCGGTCGACGGCGACATCGACCTGCGCGGCATCCTCGGCATTTCCGACGAGGTCCGCAACGGCTTCCAGAACATCCAGGTGTCGTTCGAGATCGAAGGCGACGCGCCGGCCGAGAAGCTGCAGCAGCTGGTCGAGCAGTCGCGCGCCCGTTCGGCCGTGTTCGACGTGCTGACCAAGGGCGTGCCGGTCACCGTCGGCATCAAGACCATCCAGTGA
- a CDS encoding ABC transporter substrate-binding protein, producing MKLTTTKRLERLHDRYANGDLSRRTFLTLTAAAAASAGLSMPWMGRALAAVEEVRFDGWGGTVQDAIDKFAFQPYTAKTKIKVVQGTFGDEDEIITKIKTAKPGDYQVIHSSGVNYYIKYVNGGLTSEINEANIPNMVNVLQPMIEPFRKLTPKLSAVPYDYGTTGIAYNTKVISPEEAEEKGAALLLDKKYAGKVGGYSDMTTRVWYAALATGQDPNNLKDMDTIWAKVRETRDLAKKFWSSGAELMDLLSKGEIVVTDAWSGRVAALQDQGHPIGYLDPAGSYAWMEDMLILKGSPMAECEELINFMLDPATSIAVAEGQSYPPSLDPTKVKLTDKIAKLPAFDPTGTMKALTFADPTYWATNEDAWTKQWNRISKGA from the coding sequence ATGAAACTGACGACGACCAAGCGGTTGGAACGGCTGCACGACCGGTATGCCAATGGCGATCTGAGCCGCCGCACTTTCCTGACGCTGACGGCGGCCGCCGCCGCATCGGCGGGGCTTTCCATGCCGTGGATGGGACGGGCGCTCGCCGCGGTCGAGGAAGTCCGCTTCGACGGCTGGGGCGGCACGGTGCAGGACGCGATCGACAAATTCGCCTTCCAGCCCTACACGGCCAAGACCAAGATCAAGGTGGTGCAAGGCACGTTCGGCGACGAGGACGAGATCATCACCAAGATCAAGACCGCCAAGCCCGGCGACTACCAGGTCATCCATTCGTCGGGCGTCAACTACTATATCAAATACGTCAATGGCGGCCTGACCTCGGAGATCAACGAGGCCAACATTCCCAACATGGTGAATGTGCTGCAGCCGATGATCGAGCCCTTCCGCAAGCTGACGCCGAAGCTGTCGGCCGTGCCTTACGACTACGGCACCACCGGCATCGCCTACAACACCAAGGTGATCTCGCCGGAGGAAGCCGAGGAAAAGGGCGCAGCACTTCTGCTCGACAAGAAATATGCCGGCAAGGTCGGCGGCTATTCCGACATGACGACGCGTGTCTGGTACGCGGCTTTGGCCACCGGACAGGATCCCAACAACCTCAAGGACATGGACACGATCTGGGCCAAGGTGCGCGAGACGCGCGACCTCGCCAAGAAGTTCTGGAGCTCCGGCGCGGAACTTATGGACCTGCTCTCCAAGGGCGAGATCGTGGTGACCGACGCCTGGTCGGGCCGGGTCGCCGCGCTGCAGGACCAGGGCCATCCGATCGGCTATCTCGATCCGGCCGGCTCCTATGCGTGGATGGAGGACATGCTGATCCTGAAGGGCTCGCCGATGGCCGAATGCGAGGAGCTGATCAACTTCATGCTCGACCCGGCGACCTCGATCGCGGTGGCCGAGGGCCAAAGCTACCCGCCGTCGCTCGACCCGACCAAGGTCAAGCTGACCGACAAGATCGCGAAGCTGCCGGCCTTCGACCCCACCGGCACGATGAAGGCGTTGACCTTCGCCGATCCGACCTACTGGGCGACCAACGAGGACGCCTGGACCAAGCAGTGGAACAGGATCTCGAAAGGTGCCTGA
- a CDS encoding ABC transporter permease produces MDSIVSWLTLLGFGDKGWGDELLRGALLSVEISISAYIVGLALGLAGALAKLSKRRTAVFVAVAYTTIIRSIPDILIIFLVYYTATDAVRSVVTFTGLASEFQINGFVAATLSLGIVQGGYSTEVLRGAIAAIPRGQAEAAHALGLTRRQTFFLVTLPQMIPLALPGLGNLWLVVLKESSLVSLIGFTELVLAGKMAAGATRAYFPFYCAIALVFLVMSSLSAMLFHALETSTVKTGRRR; encoded by the coding sequence ATGGATTCGATCGTGTCTTGGCTGACCTTGCTCGGTTTCGGTGACAAGGGCTGGGGCGACGAATTGCTTCGCGGCGCTTTGCTAAGCGTGGAAATTTCGATCAGCGCCTATATCGTCGGCCTGGCGCTTGGCCTTGCGGGCGCCCTGGCCAAGCTTTCGAAGCGCCGGACGGCCGTTTTCGTCGCCGTCGCCTACACGACGATCATCCGCTCCATCCCGGACATCCTCATCATCTTTCTCGTCTACTATACCGCGACCGATGCAGTGCGTTCGGTCGTGACCTTTACCGGGCTCGCTTCCGAGTTTCAGATCAACGGCTTCGTCGCGGCGACGCTGTCGCTCGGGATCGTTCAGGGCGGCTACAGCACGGAAGTCCTTCGCGGCGCGATCGCCGCCATCCCGCGAGGCCAGGCCGAAGCGGCCCACGCGCTTGGCTTGACCCGCCGCCAGACCTTCTTCCTGGTGACGCTGCCGCAGATGATCCCGCTGGCATTGCCGGGGCTCGGCAATCTGTGGCTGGTCGTCCTGAAGGAAAGCTCGCTGGTCAGCCTCATCGGCTTCACGGAGCTGGTTCTCGCCGGCAAGATGGCCGCCGGGGCGACGCGCGCCTATTTCCCGTTCTATTGCGCGATCGCCCTCGTGTTCCTGGTGATGTCGAGCCTGTCGGCGATGCTCTTCCACGCTCTGGAAACATCCACCGTCAAGACCGGGAGGCGCAGATAG
- a CDS encoding ABC transporter permease, with the protein MNNRWTLYDPRLAWMLVAPVLLLLIFFLVLPIAVMAAYTFFTFVTAGVETSALTTANWQEFFTDSYYSGFLLKTLRVGAITALLCGVLGYFPAYFIWATSFRHKWLLLLLLIVPFWISFTIRTFSWINILGEQGVINVALLKMGIINEPLQMLYNEGAVILGLLHFLLPYMILNVYVSLEGIDRTLISAARSMGCTSAQAFREVTLPLSLPGLAAGLLLCFVLAAGSYVTPQLLGSGRDALFGNLIYDTIMGELNWPMGATLSIVLFVVLGFFAAIYTRYMGMSQIVKGLAG; encoded by the coding sequence ATGAACAATCGCTGGACCTTGTACGATCCACGCCTGGCCTGGATGCTGGTTGCACCGGTGCTTCTGCTGCTGATCTTCTTCCTGGTGCTGCCGATCGCGGTGATGGCGGCCTATACGTTCTTCACCTTCGTCACCGCCGGCGTCGAGACCAGCGCGCTGACCACCGCCAACTGGCAGGAATTCTTCACCGACAGCTATTATTCCGGCTTCCTTCTGAAGACGCTGAGGGTCGGCGCGATCACCGCGCTGCTGTGCGGCGTGCTCGGCTATTTCCCGGCCTATTTCATCTGGGCGACGAGCTTCAGGCACAAATGGCTGCTCTTGCTCCTGCTCATCGTGCCGTTCTGGATCAGCTTCACCATCCGCACCTTTTCCTGGATCAACATCCTGGGCGAACAGGGCGTCATCAACGTCGCTCTGCTCAAGATGGGCATCATCAACGAGCCGCTGCAGATGCTCTACAACGAGGGCGCGGTGATCCTGGGACTGCTGCACTTCCTCCTGCCCTACATGATCCTCAACGTCTATGTCAGCCTCGAGGGTATCGACCGCACGCTGATCTCGGCCGCGCGCTCGATGGGCTGCACCAGCGCGCAGGCGTTCCGCGAGGTGACCTTGCCCCTCTCCCTGCCGGGCCTGGCGGCGGGGCTGCTGCTCTGCTTCGTGCTGGCGGCCGGCAGCTATGTGACGCCGCAACTGCTCGGCTCGGGCCGCGACGCGCTGTTCGGCAATTTGATCTACGACACCATCATGGGCGAATTGAACTGGCCGATGGGCGCCACTTTGTCGATCGTGCTGTTCGTCGTGCTCGGCTTCTTCGCCGCCATCTACACCCGTTACATGGGCATGTCGCAGATTGTGAAGGGGTTGGCAGGATGA
- a CDS encoding DUF1127 domain-containing protein — MTSLEHTACEPSGADLSLIGFAGRALRLAYRAMRMRSDRAAMQAMPDHLLKDLGIARSEIDHYTSMRYASDADGMDFRNAG, encoded by the coding sequence ATGACGAGTTTGGAGCACACCGCCTGTGAACCCAGCGGCGCAGACCTCAGCCTGATTGGCTTTGCCGGCCGTGCGCTGCGGCTTGCCTATCGTGCGATGAGGATGCGCAGCGACCGCGCCGCCATGCAGGCCATGCCCGATCATCTGCTCAAGGACTTGGGTATCGCCCGTTCGGAAATCGACCATTACACCTCGATGCGCTACGCCTCCGACGCCGACGGGATGGACTTCCGCAACGCCGGATGA
- a CDS encoding ABC transporter permease, whose translation MTEFGQYLASQLLAGIQTTVILFVGCALVGNLLAIPVALARLSAKAWLRYPAVAFILAFRGTPLLVQLYLCYFGVGQLLAGVPSIRYSPLWPMLRGAYCYAFLTLSLNTAAYCGEIWRGAIQSIPDGQREAGQSLGLSKTRIMISVLLPQAFRLALPAIGGQNILLLKGTALASTITVFELMGAANLVRAQTFRVYEPLFAAALGYFLLAVLVTTGFGFFERRLARRY comes from the coding sequence ATGACAGAATTCGGGCAATACCTCGCCAGCCAGCTCCTGGCCGGCATCCAGACCACCGTCATCCTGTTTGTCGGCTGCGCCCTCGTCGGCAATCTGCTGGCCATTCCGGTGGCGCTTGCCCGCTTGTCGGCCAAGGCATGGCTTCGCTATCCGGCGGTCGCCTTCATCCTTGCCTTCCGGGGCACGCCGCTGCTCGTCCAGCTCTACCTTTGCTACTTCGGCGTCGGCCAGCTTCTCGCCGGCGTGCCTTCGATCCGCTACAGCCCGTTGTGGCCCATGTTGCGGGGCGCCTATTGCTATGCGTTCCTCACCCTGTCTTTGAACACCGCGGCTTATTGCGGCGAGATATGGAGAGGCGCGATACAGTCGATACCGGACGGGCAGCGCGAGGCCGGCCAGTCGCTCGGCCTGTCGAAAACGCGGATCATGATTTCCGTGCTTCTGCCCCAGGCTTTCCGGTTGGCGCTGCCGGCGATCGGCGGCCAGAATATCCTGCTCCTGAAGGGGACGGCGCTGGCCTCCACAATCACGGTCTTCGAACTCATGGGCGCGGCGAACCTCGTCCGCGCGCAGACCTTCCGCGTCTACGAGCCGTTGTTTGCCGCAGCGCTCGGATATTTCCTGCTGGCGGTATTGGTGACGACCGGCTTCGGCTTCTTCGAGCGACGGTTGGCCCGGCGGTATTGA
- a CDS encoding flavin-containing monooxygenase produces MRRVVVIIGAGQAGLALSHCLGQAGIDHAVLERGRIGERWRSQSWRSLRLLTPNWLNALPGSPYEGGDPDGFMSKGAFVESLERYAWQWHAPVETNVEVTSVKRTGDGFALRTGAGEWSARAVVVATGHCDRPVIPFSAETLRGPLSIHASQYRSPGELPGGGVLVVGASSSGVQIADELARAGRRVVLSVGKHTRLPRTWRGQDIFFWLCAMGLMAQRREDLANPEGARRQPSLQLAGRPDRADVDLATLQALGVELTGRVRGVGDREIAFAGDLGQHMAAAEAKQARLLGQIDRFTGAATPYRPEPVAMPAACAEQLSLTDGSIRSIIWATGYARSLGWLEPLALGADGELAHQGGVTCLPGLYALGFRFLRKRDSNFIGGVGADAEAIAAEISRHLDCNGRKAA; encoded by the coding sequence ATGAGACGCGTGGTCGTCATCATCGGCGCGGGCCAGGCTGGCCTTGCGCTCAGCCATTGCCTCGGCCAGGCCGGTATCGACCATGCCGTGCTGGAGCGCGGCCGCATCGGCGAGCGCTGGCGCTCGCAGAGCTGGCGCTCGCTCAGGCTGCTCACGCCGAACTGGCTGAACGCCCTGCCCGGCTCGCCCTATGAGGGCGGCGATCCCGACGGCTTCATGAGCAAAGGGGCTTTCGTGGAAAGCCTGGAGCGCTACGCCTGGCAGTGGCATGCGCCCGTCGAGACCAATGTCGAGGTCACATCTGTCAAGCGGACCGGCGACGGCTTTGCCTTGCGCACCGGCGCCGGCGAGTGGTCGGCGCGCGCGGTCGTCGTCGCGACGGGACATTGCGACCGGCCGGTCATCCCTTTTTCGGCTGAGACCCTTCGCGGACCGCTCAGCATTCACGCCTCGCAATATCGCTCGCCCGGCGAGTTGCCGGGCGGCGGCGTGCTGGTCGTCGGCGCCTCGTCCTCCGGCGTGCAGATCGCCGACGAGCTCGCCCGTGCCGGACGCCGCGTGGTGCTTTCGGTCGGCAAGCATACGCGCCTGCCCAGAACATGGCGCGGCCAGGATATCTTCTTCTGGCTGTGCGCAATGGGCCTGATGGCGCAGCGCCGGGAAGACCTCGCCAATCCGGAAGGCGCGCGACGCCAGCCGTCGCTGCAGCTCGCCGGCCGGCCCGACAGGGCCGATGTCGATCTCGCCACGCTGCAGGCGCTCGGCGTGGAGCTGACCGGGCGGGTGCGCGGCGTCGGCGACCGCGAGATCGCCTTCGCCGGCGACCTTGGCCAGCACATGGCCGCGGCGGAAGCGAAGCAGGCGCGCCTGCTCGGCCAGATCGACCGCTTCACGGGCGCGGCGACACCATACCGGCCCGAGCCGGTTGCGATGCCGGCGGCGTGCGCAGAACAGCTGTCGCTCACCGACGGATCGATCCGCAGCATCATCTGGGCCACCGGCTATGCGCGCTCGCTCGGCTGGCTGGAGCCGCTGGCGCTCGGCGCCGACGGCGAGCTCGCGCATCAGGGCGGCGTCACCTGCCTGCCCGGCCTCTACGCGCTCGGCTTCCGCTTCCTGCGCAAGCGCGATTCCAACTTCATCGGCGGCGTCGGCGCGGACGCCGAGGCGATCGCCGCCGAAATCTCGCGTCATCTCGACTGCAACGGCCGCAAGGCGGCCTGA